The genomic segment ACTACTGGCCGCAGTTCCTGCGCTCGGTGCTCTACGCGGGCGCCGCCACGGTCCTGTGCCTGCTGCTCGGCTACCCGCTCGCCTACCTCATCGCGTTCCGCGCGGGCCGCTGGCGCAACGTCATCCTCGTCCTGGTCATCGCGCCGTTCTTCACCAGCTTCCTCATCCGTACGCTGGCGTGGAAGACGATCCTCGCCGACGGCGGCCCGGTGGTGGGCGCCCTCAACTCCCTGCACGTCCTCGACGTCACCAGCTGGCTCGGCGTCACGGCGGGCGACCGGGTCCTCGCCACACCGCTCGCGGTGATCTGCGGACTCACGTACAACTTCCTGCCGTTCATGATCCTGCCGCTCTACACCTCGCTGGAGCGCATCGACGGCCGGCTGCACGAGGCCGCGGGCGACCTCTACGCCAAACCGTCCACCACGTTCCGCAAGGTGACCTTCCCGCTCTCCATGCCGGGCGTCGTCTCCGGGACGCTGCTCACCTTCATCCCCGCGGCCGGTGACTACGTCAACGCCGACCTGCTCGGATCCACCGACACCCGTATGGTCGGCAACGTCATCCAGACGCAGTTCCTGCGCATCCTGGACTACCCGACGGCCGCCGCTCTCTCCTTCATCCTCATGGCCGCCATCCTCTTCATGGTGACCTTCTACATCCGCAAGTCGGGGACGGAGGATCTCGTCTGATGGCCGCCCTCTTCCGCTGGCTCCGGCGCAATGTCGTCGTCATCGCGGGCCTGCTGACGCTCGCCTATCTGCTGCTCCCGAACGTCGTCGTCACGGTCTTCTCCTTCAACAAACCGAAGGGCCGCTTCAATTACTCCTGGCAGGAATTCTCGCTCGACGCGTGGAAGGATCCGTGCGGCGTCGCCGACATGTGCGGGTCCCTCTCGCTGAGCCTGCAGATCGCCACCTGGGCGACGATCGGCGCGACCGTGCTCGGCACGATGATCGCCTTCGCCCTCGTGCGCTACCGGTTCCGGGCGCGCGGCGCCATCAACTCGCTGATCTTCCTGCCGATGGCCATGCCCGAGGTCGTCATGGCCGCCTCGCTGCTCACGCTCTTCCTGAACATGGGCGCGCAGCTCGGCTTCTGGACCGTCCTCATCGCCCACATCATGTTCTGTCTCAGCTTCGTGGTGACCGCCGTCAAGGCGCGCGTCATGTCGATGGACCCACGCCTGGAACAGGCCGCCCAGGACCTCTACGCCGGTCCCGTGCAGACGTTCCTGCGGGTGACGCTGCCGATCGCCGCACCCGGCATCGCGGCGGGCGCGCTGCTCGCCTTCGCGCTCTCCTTCGACGATTTCATCATCACGAATTTCAACGCGGGCTCGACTGTGACCTTCCCCATGTTCGTATGGGGATCCGCGCAGCGGGGCACGCCCGTTCAGATCAATGTGATCGGTACGGCGATGTTCCTCGTCGCCGTCCTGCTCGTACTCTCCGGAATGCTCATCGGCAAACGCCGCAACAAGCAGTCCCGGTAATCCAAGCAATTGATGAAGGAGTGGAAATCATGGCCCCTGGTGCCATGACCCGTTTCACCGAATCCCTCTCCGACGCCAAGCCGGTGTCGTTCTGGCTCGACGACCCCGGCAGGCCCGCCCCCGAGCCCGCCCTCACCGGCGACGAGCGGTGCGACCTGCTCGTCGTCGGCGGCGGGTACAGCGGCCTGTGGACCGCGCTCATCGCCAAGGAGCGCGACCCGCGCCGCGACGTCGTCCTCGTCGAGGGCCGTGAGGCCGGCTGGGCCGCGTCCGGCCGCAACGGCGGATTCTGCGCCGCCTCCCTCACCCACGGCATCGCCAACGGCCTCTCCCGCTGGCCGGACGAGATCGCGAAGCTGGAGGAGCTCGGCGCGCGCAACCTCGACGAGATCGAGGCGGCCGTCAAGCGGTACACCATCGACTGCGACTTCGAGCGCACCGGCGAGATCGACGTCGCCACCGCACCGCACCAGATGGCCGAACTCCGCGAGATGTACGAGGAGATGGCGGAGCACGGCCTCGCCGAGGGCTCCGAGCTCCTGGACGCGGACGCGCTGCGCGAGCACGTCGACTCGCCTACCTTCCTCGGCGGCCTCTGGGACCGCGAGGGCGTCGCCATGCTGCACCCGGCGAAGCTGGCGTGGGGCCTGAAGCGGGCCTGCCTGGAGAAGGGCGTACGCGTCTACGAACACACGCCCGCGCTCGAACTGGCGTCCTCCGGCGCCGGCATGGCGATCCGCACGCCCTACGGCAGGGTCTTCGCCCGCCACGTCGCCCTTGCCACGAACATCTTCCCCTCGCTGGTCAAGCGCCTGCGCCCGTACACCGTGCCGGTCTACGACTACGCGCTGATGACCGAGCCGCTGACCGACGAACAACTGGCGGCGATCGGCTGGAAGAACCGCCAGGGCCTCGGCGACAGCGCCAATCAGTTCCACTACTTCCGGCTCTCCGCCGACAACCGCATCCTGTGGGGCGGCTACGACGCGATCTACCCGTTCGGCGGGAAGGTGCGCGCCGAGTACGACGACAGGCCCGAGACGTACGCGAAGCTCGCCGGGCACTTCTTCACGTGCTTCCCGCAGCTGGAAGGGGTCCGTTTCACGCACGCGTGGGGCGGCGCGATCGACACGTGCTCGCGGTTCTCGGCGTTCTTCGGCACGGCCCACAAGGGGCGCGTCGCGTACGCGGCGGGCTACACGGGCCTCGGTGTCGGGGCCTCCCGGTTCGGCGCCGACGTCATGCTCGACCTCCTGGCGGGCGAGCGGACGGAGCGCACGGAGCTGGAGATGGTGCGGACGAAACCGCTGCCGTTCCCGCCCGAGCCGTTCGCGTGGACCGGTGTCGCGCTGACCAAGTGGTCGCTGGCCCGCGCCGACGCCAACGGCGGCAGGCGGAACCTGTGGCTGAAGACGATGGACAAGCTGGGGCTCGGCTTCGACAGCTGAGGCGCACGGCGCGGTCGTCACTGCTTCGATTCGTCGCCGAAACCCGCGTAATGCTCCGGCCCGCGGCCTCTCTCCCCTGTGACGCGCATGTTGCCGCACAGGGAAGGAAGGTTCTGTCATGACTGGCTCGGGTGACTCGGGGGCGAGGACGGCGATCGAATGGCTGGTGTCGGTGGCGCCGGATCCGGACGCCTGCCGCTGGGAGTGGGAGCGCAGCCCCCTGGGGGTCGCGCTCCTGCCGGCGGGCCGGCGCTGGGACGTGCTGATCCTGCCCGGCGAACTCGGCTATCCCACACTGGACGTGCTGGGCCGCTGCGTCGACCGCCCCGGCCCCGTGCTGGCCGACTTCGGCGACGAACGCATGGGGTTCTTCGTGCCGCCGGGCACGGTCTCGCGCTGGCTCGGCACGGGGGTGCGCGGCGCGGGCCGCGGCACCTGGGTCGTCGTGCCCTATCCGGGCCGGGCCGCGGGCGGCGTCCGCTGGCTGGTCCCGCCGGACGGCTCGGGGACGCTGACGGATCCGGGAGTCCTCGAACTCGCGATGCACGAGGCGGCCGCGCGCCTCGCGGGCGACGGCCACGACGGTGGGACGTGAGCTGCCGGAAACCTTGACAACTCGATTGGTCTGGACCAAGTTATGCGCGACCCGCCCTCCAAACCCCCCATGCCCGGAGGCAGTTGTGGATCGCTCTTCGTTGCCCCGAACAAGCCCCGCCGGCCGCATGAGACGCGCCGCCGTGGTCGCCGTCGCCGCCTGCGCGCTCGCCGCGTCCGGCCTGCTCTCCACCCGCGCGACGGCGGCCCCCGAACCCCGGGCCGCCGAGCCCCGGGCCGCGGGACCGGCCGCGCCCGCCGACCACGCCCTCGTCGGCTATCTGCACACCAGTTTCGCCAACGGCTCCGGCTACACCCGGCTCGCCGACACCCCCGACAGCTGGGACATCATCGACCTCGCCTTCGGCGAACCCACCTCCGCCACCTCGGGCGACATCCGCTTCGGCCTCTGTCCCAAGTCGGAGTGCCCGAACGTCGAGACGAAGGACGAGTTCAAGGCCGCGATCAAGGCCAAGCAGGCGGCGGGCAAGAAGGTCCTGATCTCCATCGGCGGCCAGAACGGCCAGGTCCAGCTCAAGACGGCGCAGGCCCGCGACACCTTCGTCGCCTCGGTCTCGAAGATCATCGACGAGTACGGGCTCGACGGCCTGGACATCGACTTCGAGGGCCACTCGCTCTCGCTCAACGCCGACGACACCGACTTCAAGAACCCGAAGACCCCGGTGATCGTCAACCTCATCTCGGCGGTGAAGACCCTCAAGGCCAAGTACGGCGCGGGCTTCACGCTCACCATGGCGCCCGAGACGTTCTTCGTGCAGCTCGGATACCAGTTCTACGGAACGGGGAAGTGGGGCGGCCAGGACCCGCGCGCGGGCGCGTACCTGCCGGTCATCCACGCCCTGCGCGACGACCTCACTTTGCTGCACGTCCAGGACTACAACTCGGGGCCGATCATGGGCCTCGACAACCAGTACCACTTCATGGGCGGCGCGGACTTCCACATCGCGATGACCGACATGCTGCTCACCGGCTTCCCCGTGGCGGGCGACAAGAACAACGTCTTCCCGCCGCTGCCGCCCCGGAAGGTCGCCATCGGCATGCCCGCCTCCGTCAACGCGGGCAACGGCCACGTGTCCACGGGCGAGGTCAACAAGGCCCTGGACTGCCTCACCAAGGGCAGCAACTGCGGCTCGTACAAGACCCACGGAACCTGGCCCGACCTGCGCGGCCTGATGACGTGGTCGATCAACTGGGACCGCTTCAACAACCGGGAGTTCTCGCAGAACTTCGACCGGTACTTCGGCTGACCGGCGCCGCCTTCCGGCTGACCACCAGCACCACCGCCTGCAGCAGCACCGCGGCCAGGCACCAGCTCGCCACCACGTCCAGCGGCCAGTGGTAGCCCCGCCGCACCAGACCGAACCCCACCGCCACGTTCAACAGGCAGCACCCGATGACCAGTTCGCGGCGGCCGTACGCGCCACGGAGCAGCGGCAGCAGGAGCAGGGCCGCCGCTCCGTAGGCGACGGCGGCCGTCGCCGCGTGGCCGGAGGGGTAGAAGCCGCCGTCACCCGCCGTGCCGGGCGGTCCTGCACGGTCGATCACCGCCTTGAGCGGGGCGACCAGCACGGGCACCGCCGCCATCGCGACCAGCGCGGCGACCGCGGGCAGCCACCACCGGAACGCACCGCCGCGCCGCGCGTGCCATGCGGTGTACGCGGACACGGCCACAAGGAACGGCACGGCCACCGTGGCGTTGCCGAGGTCGGCGAGGAACTCGGCGGCACCGTCCGGCAGCCGGCTCCCGGTGAGGGCGCGCCCCGCGCGCTCGTCGGCGCGGCGCAGCGGGCCTTCGGCGACGACCTGCCAGGTCAGCAGCGCGAAGAGGAGGACGCTCAGGGACATCGGCAGGAGCGGCCGCCGCGGCATGGGCGGCCGCTCCATCGGCGCGGCGGGCACGCCCCGGGAACCCGGAGCCTGGGGTGCGGACATGTGCCCCAGCCTGTCATCCCTGTCGTTCCCTCGGCCCGCCAGGAGGGATCACCGGCGCGTGCCGGACGGCCTCAGTGCTCGTGGTCGCAGCACTTGTTCCGCAGCTGCTTGCCCGTCCGGGCCCACTGCTTGCGCTCCTTCGACGTCACCTTCACCGCGGGCACCGCCGACACCAGGTCGCTCACCTCGTACGGGATGCCGCCGCGCATCACCGACACCGTGCGCACCAGCGAGTCGAAGTCGGTGAACGGGTCGCCGTCGATCACCGCCAGGTCGGCGAGCTTGCCCACCTCCAGCGTGCCGAGGTCACGGTCGAGGCCGAAGATCCGCGCGGGCGCGGACGTCGCCGTGCGGAGCGCCTCGGAGACCGAGTAGCCGCCGCGCCGCAGCGCGCGCAGGCCGAGGTGGACGCCCAGGCCGGTCGGGATGCCCGGCGAGTCCGTGCCGAGGGCGATCAATCCGCCGCCCGTCGTGATCCTGCGATAGATGTCGACCTCCCGCGCCATCGTGGCCAGCTGTGCCTCCGTGGGTGCCTGCGCGGCCAGGCTCTGCACCTGGGCCGTCTCCCACGGCGGCATCAGGCGGGTGACCCGCTCGTCGTCGGCGAGGCTCGGCGCCGCGCCGATCAGGGGAGACGCCGAGAACGGCGTCGCGACGAGGTGGAAGTCGCCGGTGGCGGTGTAGATCTCCGTCACGTCCTGGTACGCGAGCTCGCCCGCGGACGTCGCGTGGCCGAACTCGGCGCGCTGGGTGGCCTGGAGGTGCGTCGTCAGGTCCTGGCCGAGCTGGATGCCGGGGGAGAGGTTGTGGCTGCCGGTGCGCACGCCCATCTCCTCGTGCGCGAAGCGCGCGGCCTCCTCCATCACCCAGCCGGGGGCCCGGACGTAGGTCTTGACGAAGTCCCAGTCCAGGGCCTTGCCCCGGGAGAGGGTCAGGCGCAGGCCCTCGCGGGTCGCGTGGACACGGTTGTCCCAGGCGACGCGCGATCCGTCGAGGACCTCGCTCGCCGTGACGAGCCGGGGGCCGGTCAGCTCCCCGGAGGCGGTGGCCTCGCGCAGCCTCGCCCCCTCGTAACCGGAACCGCCCATCGACATGGCGCTGGTGACGCCGTACGAGAGGAAGAGGGCGGACTGCCGGCCGCCGTAGACGGCGGGCTGCGGATGCATGTGCGTGTCCCACAGGCCGGGGATCACGGTCCGCGCGGAGGCGTCGACGCGGCGGCCCGCCGCGCGCCCGGCACGGTGCGGCGCGACGTCCGTGACGCGGCCGCCCCGGATGGTCACGTCGACGTCCTCGCGGACGCTGTCGTCGCCCCCGGAGCCGTCCCAGAAGCGGCCCGCGTGCAGGACGGTGTCCTCGGGCGCGGGGCGGCGTGTGGTGAGCGGCAGCTTGACCGTACGGACGCTGCCGTCGGCCACGGTGAGGAGCCGGAGCCGCCCGGCGGAGAGGTACAGGACGTGGCTGCTGTCGCCCGACCAGGTGGGGTGGTCGGCGGCCTCCGCGGGGAAGACGCGGGGCTTGCCGTCCGGGGTGCCGTCGGCGTCCACGGGCAGCAGCCACAGCGCGGACTCGACGACCGCGGCCATGTGGCGGCCGTCGGGGGACCAGACGGGTCCGTTGCTGTTGCGGTCGGAGATGGAGGTGTGCGGCGCCACGGCGTGGGTCCGCGCGGACCCGTCGGCCGTGTCGATCACGCGGATGAGGTTGTAGCCCTCGCGGAAGCGCTGGTTGACGCGGTTGCGGAAGCTGACGGCGACATGGCGGCCGTCGGGGGACCAGCTGGGCCTGCCGGACAGCTCCCCGCCGGGCGGGCTGGTCGCGAGGACCTTCTCCTGGCCGGTCCGCAGGTCCTTCACCAGCAGGTTCGTCACGAGGTCGAAGCAGGCGAGACGGTGGCCGTCGGGGGAGAGCGCCGCCTGGATGCGCCCGCCGGACGCGAGGACGGTCTCCTCGCCGGTGTCCAGGTCACGTCTGCGGATCGCGGGCATGCCGTCGCGGTCGTCGGAGAAGAGCAGCGCCTTGCCGTCGGGCGTCCACGCGGCCGCGTAGAGGTACCCGGTGGCCTTGGCCCGCGTCACCCGGCGCGGCGCCCTGCCGCCCGAGACCTCGCCCACCCAGAGGGAGTTGAGGGCGGTGAAGGCGACCCGCTTGCCGTCGGGCGACAGCACGGGCAGGTCGTAGGCGCGCACGGGACGGCTCGCGGTGTCGGACAGGTCGAACGTCTTGAGCTCGTACTCCGGTCGGTCGACGGGCAGCGGCGCGGTGAAGGGGATGTCCTTGCGCGTGCCGGGATCGTCGGCGCGTACGACGGTGAAGTGGCCGTCGACCGTGAGGAGCAGCTCCTTGGCGGAGATCCAGCGGGGCGGCGCGGGCTCCACGTCGCCGCCGACCGCGACCGCTTTGCCGTCCACGACGAGGGCGCAGGAGGCGTTCGGCGCCGCGGTCGTGCGCAGGTACGCCAGGGTGCCGGTCGAGGAGACGGCGGGCACGAAGATCTGGGCGGTGGTCGGGTCGGTGTGCTCCACGGTCACCGCGCCGCTGCCGTCGGCGGCCACGGAGGCGATCGTGCGGGCGTCCAGGGCGCCCGACTTCACCGCGGCGCGGACGAACAGCACCCGCTTGCCGTCCGGCGACCAGACGGGGTCGAAGTCCTCCCAGGCGCCGTCCTGCACGGGACCGGACTGGCCGGGCTTCCCGGTGAGCCGGGTCAGCTCACCGCTCGCGAGGTCGAGGACCCAGATGCGGTAGGGCGCGCCCGAGACGGGGTCGCCGCCCCGCTCGGAGGCGAACGCGATCCGCTTGCCGTCGGGCGACCAGGCGGGGCCGCGGTCGTCCCACGGGCCCTCGGTGCGCTGGGTGAGCTCGGAGCCGTCCGGCTTCAGCGTCCAGATGTGGAAGTTGCCCGTACGGAACGCGCAGACGGCGATCAGCCGGCCGTCGGCGGTGTGCACCGGACGCGTCGGCTCCAGGTCCGCGGGGGTGAGCGGCACGGCGTCGCCGCCCGTGCGCGGCAGGGACCACAGCACGCCCTGCACCTCGGCGACGAGCCGGTCGCCCGCGAGGGACGCGGCGCCGTTGGTGGTGGCGGTGAAGCGCAGCCGGGTCGCCGCGGCGGCTTCCGCGGCACCCCCGGCCCCGGCGGGGCGGGTGGCGGCGTGGGCGCTGCCGAGGCCGGCGAAGGCACCCGTCGTGGCAGCGGCACCGACGGCCGTCGTCGTCTGCAGGAAACGGCGGCGCGATATGTAGGGGATGCTCAACTTTTCTCCCGCGTAGGCCTGTTGGTGCACTGACGGTGACCGGAAAGGACGCTTCGCGATCTTCACGCAGCGGGCGGGCGGCGAGGAGTGCTGCGCAGGATCACGGCAAAAACGACATGACCCGCGCAGGAAGGCGCGTTATACAGGGAGGCGTGAGAACCCATTCGCCGACCGGCGGCGCAGCCGAGCCGCTCGCGGCGGAGCCGGACCTCGACCGACTGGACCTGCGCATCGTCGGCGCCCTGCAGATCGAGCCGCGGGCCTCGTGGGCGAAGATCGGCACCGTGCTCGGCGTGGACGCCGTGACCGTCGCGCGCCGCTGGAACCGGCTGCGGGCGGCGGGCCTCGCCTGGGTGACGGCGTACGAACCGGGGCCCGCGCAGGGACGCCTCGCGGTCGTCGAGGTGGAGTGCGCGGGCAACCCGCTGGAGGTCGCCGACACGCTCGTCGGCGACCAGGAGTGCCAGACGCTCGACATCGCGTCCGGCGGGCGCGACCTGCTCGTCGGGGTCTGCGCGCACGACGAGGTGGCACTCGCCGACTACCTCCTGAAGCGCCTCGGCACCGGACCGCAGATCCGGGCCGTGCGCACCCAGCTCGTCACGTCCTTCGTGCGGGAGGCGGGCGACTGGCGGCTCGGGGAACTGCCCGCGGACCTGGCGGCCCGGTTCACGGAACACGGCGCGCGCGAACCGGGCGCCCCCGTGGCCCTGACCGGCCTGGAGCGCGCGGTCCTCGATGTCCTGCGCGAGGACGGGCGGATGCCCGCCACCGCGATCGCGGCCCGCACGGACGTCCCCGTGCGCCGGGCACGCGATGTCGTGCAACGCCTGTTCCTGCACCGCCGGGTGGCGCTGTGGACGGACGTCGCCCGCGCGAGGTGCGGGCGGTCCGTGCAGGCCTGGTTCTTCCTCCAGGTCCCGGCCCGGCGCCTCGCGGGGGTCGCGGCCCGCCTCGCCCGCCTGGACGAGGCGCGCCTGGTGGTCACCACGGTGGGCACGTACAACCTGGCGGTCTGCGTCTGGATGCGCGAACTCGCCGATGTCACGCGGCTGGAGGCGCAGATCGAGGACGGCCTGGAGGGCGTACGGATCGCGGACCGCTGCATCACGCTGCGGACGGTGAAGCGGGCGGGCAACCTGCTGGACGCACAGGGCCGAAGAACGGGCCGCACGAGCTGAGAGCCCGCGGCGGCCCCGGACATGCCGAAGGGCCGACGCAAGGGGGGGAGTGCGCCGGCCCTTTGGTGGCCGACCGGCCCGGACTGTCCGAGGGGACCTGCTCACGCGGGTCCGTCGGGGGAGTCTCCGAAGCGGTCTTCCGGATCGGGGGGCCGCGCGCCCCGGGGGGTGTGGGGCGGGCGGCCGTCCGATCGGTGAGGAGTTCCGGAGCCCGAAGCTCCGGGTGTGTGCGCTGGGCACTACCAGGGCGGGGCTGGGGAGGCTCCGCCGTGGCGCCGCCCACAGTCCCCTGTGAGCGGGTGTTTCTCTCATCTGCAGAAACCGTACGGCAGCGGATGGCGGGCCGACAGCCGGAACGGCAACCCGTCATGGGGCCCGCACACCTTCTTCACACGCCCCGACGGTCACCCCGGTCGCGGGGCCGCTCAGACGCGGGCGAACGCGCCCTCGATGATGTCCAGACCCTCGTTCAGCAGGTCGTCGCCGATGACCAGCGGCGGCAGGAAGCGCAGGACGTTGCCGTACGTGCCGCAGGTCAGCACGAGCAGGCCCTCCGCGTGGCAGGCCTTGGCCAGCGCGGCGGTCGCCTCCGGGTTCGGCTCCTTGGTCGTACGGTCCTTGACCAGCTCGATGGCGATCATCGCGCCGCGGCCGCGGACGTCGCCGATGATGTCGAACTTCTCGGCCATGGCGGAGAGCCGGGCCTTCATCGTCGACTCGATCGCCTTCGCCTTGGCGTTGAGGTCGAGCTCCTTCATGGTCTCGATGGCGCCGAGGGCACCGGCGCAGGCCACCGGGTTGCCGCCGTAGGTGCCGCCGAGGCCGCCCGCGTGCGGGGCGTCCATGATCTCGGCGCGGCCCGTCACGGCGGCGAGCGGCAGACCGCCCGCGATGCCCTTGGCCGTGGTGATGAGGTCCGGGACGATGCCCTCGTCCTCACAGGCGAACCACTGGCCGGTGCGGCAGAAGCCGGACTGGATCTCGTCGGCCACGAAGACGATGCCGTTGTCGTTGGCGAACCGCACGATCTCCGGCAGGAAGCCCTTGGCAGGCTCGATGAAGCCGCCCTCGCCGAGGACCGGCTCGATGATGATCGCGGCGACGTTCTCGGCGCCGACCTGCTTGTTGATCATGTCGATGGCCTGCTTGGCGGCCTCGGGACCGGCGTTCTCGGCACCCGTCGGCCAGCGGTAGCCGTACGCCACCGGGACGCGGTAGACCTCGGGGGCGAACGGGCCGAAGCCGTGCTTGTACGGCATGTTCTTGGCGGTCAGCGCCATCGTCAGGTTGGTGCGGCCGTGGTAGCCGTGGTCGAAGACGACGACGGCCTGGCGCTTGGTGTACGCACGGGCGATCTTGACGGCGTTCTCGACGGCCTCGGCACCGGAGTTGAACAGCGCCGACTTCTTCGCGTGGTCACCCGGCGTGAGCTCGGCGAGGGCCTCGGCGACGGCGACGTAGCCCTCGTACGGCGTGACCATGAAACAGGTGTGGGTGAAGTCCTGGAGCTGGGCGGAGGCCCGGCGCACGACGGCCTCGGCGGAGGCGCCGACGGACGTCACGGCGATACCGGAACCGAAGTCGATCAGACGGTTGCCGTCGACGTCCTCGATGATGCCGCCGCCCGCGCGCGCGGTGAAGACGGGCAGCACGGAGCCCACGCCACCGGCGACCACGGCGGTACGGCGGGCCTGCAGCTCCTGCGACTTCGGACCGGGGATGGCGGTGACGACGCGGCGCTCCTGCGGAAGGGCAGTCATGAGGGGCTCCTGTTGCTGACGGGGGTGGGGCGACGTTACGGACGCTCTCCTGCTTTCTTCGCAGGTTAGGGGCGGCACCAGGGGGTGGGCATGCTCCATGGGGGAGTCGTTCGGCGTGGCGGTTGTCCGTGGTGGACATAGCGGAGCGCTGATCGCCGGGCGCGTATCCGGTGAGCTCGCCCCGCGGGGGCACTAGATTGACCCGCGAAACAGGAGAGCGGCAGGCCAGGGGGCAAGAATCGTGGATTCCGACGGCACGCAGGACGCGCAGGGCACGCATGCCACGCCGGTGCCGCGCCCGGCGTCGCCACCGCACGGGGCCGTACCGCCCGCGCCCGCACAGCGGTCGCAGGGCGCGCCGGGTCCGGCGGCCGGTCCGCCGCCCCGGCCCGCGCAGGCCCCCGGCGCCCCGCCGCTGCCCGACGGGGCCGCCTTCCTCGCCTGGCTGCGCGCGCCGCGCCCCGCCGCCCTGCCCGGCATCTGGCGGTTCGCGCACCGGCCGCGGCCCGCCCAGGAGCCCGACACCGTGCCGACCCGGCAGCTGTTGAGCGGCGCCCTGATCTCGTTCCTGGTCGGCTGGCTGCTCTGGTCGCTGCTGTGGAACGGGTATTTGGGCGGCTGGTGGGTCCTGCCGATCGAGCTGTTCCTGCCCGACGCCTGGCTCTACACCGGCGACAAGGTCGGCAACGCCGTCGTCTGGTACGGCTACTACACCCTCATCGCGTTCGCCATCATGATCGGCGTCGGCAGGCTCGGCCGCTGGGGCGAGGTCTGGCGCCGCTTCGTCGCCCCCCGCCTGCGCCGCCCCGACGCGCCTCCGCCGCCGCCCGCCCCCGAGGACGACCCCGCCCGCTGGCCGCAGCTGCGGGCCGCGGGCGCGGAGGCCGCCGCCGACCGGCTCGCCGCCGACGCGCGGGCCGGTCTGATGCGGGACGTGGACCACGCGCGGATCGCGCGGGCCTGGCGGTCCGTGCGCACCGGCCACAGCCCGCTGCACGTCTTCACCGACGCCGTCGTGCGCGACGGCGCCCGCGCCTGCCCGCACCCCTCGGGGGACAGGGACCTGCCCGCGCGGGCCGCCCGGCACGACCTCGCCACCGCACAGGTGCGGATCGGCACGACCGCCGACGACCCCCGCAACCCCTACGCCTACCGCGACACAGGGCTCGCGCTCGGGCCCGAGCTGCTCGGCACCTCCCTGCTCGCCGTCGGCCCCGGCGGCTCCGGCAAGACCGGCCGCGTGGTGTGGCCGATCGCCGAATCGTTGTGCCTGGGCGCACTCGCCGGGCGGGCCGCCGTGGTGGTCGTCGGGGCGGCCGGCGCCGGACTGGGACCGGCCGAGGACTACGACGTGATCGTCCGGATCGGGCAGCCCGACTCCGTGTACGACCTCGACCTGTACGGCGGCACCAACGACCCCGACGAGGCCGCGGCCGTCCTCGCCGAAGCCCTCGTCGGCGACCTCGTCGACCCGCACCCCAGCGGTGACAGCCGCCGCTCCACGACCTGCCTCGCCCAGCTCCTCGGCCCCTTCCTCGCCGTCCACCGGCGCTTCCCCTCGGTGCCCGAACTGCGCGCCCTGCTCGACGGGTCGCCCGGCCCGCTCGGCGCCCTGCGCAAGGCGCTCCAGTCGGCGGGGCACGACGCGATGATCAGGGAACTCGACGCCCGCGAACGCCAGTTGGGGCATCCCGGCGACCCGGGCGCGGTCCTCGCCGACCGCATCGCGCTCCTGGACCGCCCCGCCTTCGCGCCGTTCTTCGACACCTCGGGCCGCAGCACCCCCTTCTCGCTGCGCGCCCTCGACCACCCCGTACGGGTCCGCATCGACCTCCCCGAGCGCGGACACGCCGACGCCT from the Streptomyces venezuelae genome contains:
- a CDS encoding Lrp/AsnC family transcriptional regulator, yielding MRTHSPTGGAAEPLAAEPDLDRLDLRIVGALQIEPRASWAKIGTVLGVDAVTVARRWNRLRAAGLAWVTAYEPGPAQGRLAVVEVECAGNPLEVADTLVGDQECQTLDIASGGRDLLVGVCAHDEVALADYLLKRLGTGPQIRAVRTQLVTSFVREAGDWRLGELPADLAARFTEHGAREPGAPVALTGLERAVLDVLREDGRMPATAIAARTDVPVRRARDVVQRLFLHRRVALWTDVARARCGRSVQAWFFLQVPARRLAGVAARLARLDEARLVVTTVGTYNLAVCVWMRELADVTRLEAQIEDGLEGVRIADRCITLRTVKRAGNLLDAQGRRTGRTS
- the gabT gene encoding 4-aminobutyrate--2-oxoglutarate transaminase; this translates as MTALPQERRVVTAIPGPKSQELQARRTAVVAGGVGSVLPVFTARAGGGIIEDVDGNRLIDFGSGIAVTSVGASAEAVVRRASAQLQDFTHTCFMVTPYEGYVAVAEALAELTPGDHAKKSALFNSGAEAVENAVKIARAYTKRQAVVVFDHGYHGRTNLTMALTAKNMPYKHGFGPFAPEVYRVPVAYGYRWPTGAENAGPEAAKQAIDMINKQVGAENVAAIIIEPVLGEGGFIEPAKGFLPEIVRFANDNGIVFVADEIQSGFCRTGQWFACEDEGIVPDLITTAKGIAGGLPLAAVTGRAEIMDAPHAGGLGGTYGGNPVACAGALGAIETMKELDLNAKAKAIESTMKARLSAMAEKFDIIGDVRGRGAMIAIELVKDRTTKEPNPEATAALAKACHAEGLLVLTCGTYGNVLRFLPPLVIGDDLLNEGLDIIEGAFARV
- a CDS encoding ATP-binding protein, whose protein sequence is MDSDGTQDAQGTHATPVPRPASPPHGAVPPAPAQRSQGAPGPAAGPPPRPAQAPGAPPLPDGAAFLAWLRAPRPAALPGIWRFAHRPRPAQEPDTVPTRQLLSGALISFLVGWLLWSLLWNGYLGGWWVLPIELFLPDAWLYTGDKVGNAVVWYGYYTLIAFAIMIGVGRLGRWGEVWRRFVAPRLRRPDAPPPPPAPEDDPARWPQLRAAGAEAAADRLAADARAGLMRDVDHARIARAWRSVRTGHSPLHVFTDAVVRDGARACPHPSGDRDLPARAARHDLATAQVRIGTTADDPRNPYAYRDTGLALGPELLGTSLLAVGPGGSGKTGRVVWPIAESLCLGALAGRAAVVVVGAAGAGLGPAEDYDVIVRIGQPDSVYDLDLYGGTNDPDEAAAVLAEALVGDLVDPHPSGDSRRSTTCLAQLLGPFLAVHRRFPSVPELRALLDGSPGPLGALRKALQSAGHDAMIRELDARERQLGHPGDPGAVLADRIALLDRPAFAPFFDTSGRSTPFSLRALDHPVRVRIDLPERGHADASRILARLVLAQFTAVAAGREDRSLFACLVLDDASGTITPESVRRVQRLRSANAGVVMTLRTLDDVPRPLRTPLLGAIGCRMALSGLTPWDGQDFAEVWGKEWTEARDVTDRQIIAETPLGKTVHMLRRVITGNAPTARAVTVRQVERERWSASELAHGVPPGHAVLSLTDVRGEHAPPLLVDLRS